One Leclercia pneumoniae genomic region harbors:
- the hisS gene encoding histidine--tRNA ligase: MAKNIQAIRGMNDYLPGETAIWQRIEGTLKQVLGSYGYSEIRLPIVEQTPLFKRAIGEVTDVVEKEMYTFEDRNGDSLTLRPEGTAGCVRAGIEHGLLYNQEQRLWYIGPMFRHERPQKGRYRQFNQLGVEVFGLQGPDIDAELIMLTARWWRALGIAEHVSLELNSIGSLEARANYRDALVAFLEQHKEKLDDDCKRRMYSNPLRVLDSKNAEVQALLNDAPALGDYLDDESREHFTGLCKLLEAAGIAYTVNQRLVRGLDYYNRTVFEWVTTSLGSQGTVCAGGRYDGLVEQLGGRAAPAVGFAMGLERLVLLVQAVNPEFKAESVVDIYLVASGADTQPAAMQLAERIRDELPGVKLMTNHGGGNFKKQFARADKWGAQVALVLGESEVAAGNVVVKDLRSGEQITVTQDGVAAHLRSLTF, from the coding sequence GTGGCAAAAAACATTCAAGCCATTCGCGGCATGAACGATTATCTGCCTGGCGAGACCGCCATCTGGCAGCGCATTGAAGGCACACTGAAACAGGTGCTCGGCAGCTACGGTTACAGCGAAATCCGTTTGCCGATTGTAGAGCAGACCCCGTTATTCAAGCGCGCAATCGGCGAAGTAACCGACGTGGTTGAAAAAGAGATGTATACCTTTGAAGACCGCAATGGCGATAGCCTGACGCTGCGTCCTGAAGGTACGGCGGGTTGTGTACGCGCCGGCATCGAACATGGTCTCCTGTACAATCAGGAGCAGCGCCTGTGGTATATCGGCCCGATGTTCCGCCACGAACGTCCACAAAAAGGCCGCTATCGTCAGTTTAACCAGCTGGGTGTTGAAGTCTTTGGCCTGCAGGGGCCGGATATTGACGCCGAACTGATTATGTTGACCGCCCGCTGGTGGCGTGCGCTCGGTATTGCTGAGCACGTTTCCCTGGAGCTGAACTCTATCGGCTCTCTGGAAGCGCGAGCCAACTACCGTGACGCGCTGGTCGCGTTCCTTGAACAGCATAAAGAGAAGCTGGACGACGATTGCAAACGCCGGATGTACAGCAACCCGCTGCGCGTACTGGACTCCAAAAACGCCGAGGTACAGGCGCTATTGAACGACGCGCCTGCGCTGGGTGATTATCTGGACGACGAGTCGCGTGAACACTTCACCGGTCTGTGCAAATTACTGGAAGCGGCGGGCATTGCCTACACCGTGAACCAGCGCCTGGTGCGTGGTCTGGACTACTATAACCGTACCGTATTTGAGTGGGTAACCACCAGCCTGGGCTCGCAGGGTACAGTCTGCGCGGGCGGTCGTTACGATGGCCTGGTTGAGCAACTGGGTGGGCGTGCTGCGCCTGCAGTGGGCTTCGCCATGGGTCTTGAGCGACTTGTTTTGCTGGTTCAGGCAGTTAATCCGGAATTTAAAGCAGAATCCGTTGTCGATATATACCTGGTCGCCTCGGGTGCGGATACGCAACCTGCGGCAATGCAGCTGGCCGAACGCATTCGTGATGAATTGCCGGGCGTTAAGCTGATGACCAACCATGGTGGCGGCAACTTTAAAAAACAGTTTGCGCGTGCCGATAAGTGGGGCGCACAGGTGGCACTGGTACTGGGTGAGTCTGAAGTCGCTGCGGGTAACGTCGTGGTGAAAGACTTGCGCTCTGGTGAACAGATTACGGTAACGCAGGACGGCGTTGCGGCGCACTTGCGCTCTTTGACTTTCTAA
- a CDS encoding YfgM family protein: MEMYENENDQVDAIKRFFAENGKALAVGVILGVGALIGWRYWTSHQVDSVRGSSLQYENTVSAIKADQPQTLAAAEKFAAETKNTYGALASLEVAQQFVDKNDLDKAAAQLQQGLAAASDDNLKALINLRLARVQVQQKKADEALKTLDTIKGEGFASIVADLRGEALLSKGDKQGARSAWEAGVKSNASPALSEMMQMKINNLSV; the protein is encoded by the coding sequence GTGGAAATGTACGAAAACGAAAACGACCAGGTTGATGCCATCAAGCGCTTCTTTGCTGAAAACGGCAAGGCTCTGGCAGTTGGGGTTATTTTAGGTGTTGGCGCATTAATTGGCTGGCGTTACTGGACCAGTCATCAGGTGGATTCCGTGCGTGGCTCCTCGCTGCAGTATGAAAATACGGTCAGCGCGATCAAAGCCGACCAGCCGCAAACCCTGGCCGCCGCTGAGAAATTCGCCGCGGAGACAAAAAACACCTATGGTGCACTGGCGTCGCTGGAAGTTGCGCAGCAGTTCGTTGATAAAAACGACCTGGATAAAGCAGCGGCTCAGCTTCAGCAAGGTCTGGCTGCCGCCAGCGACGATAACCTGAAAGCGCTGATCAACTTGCGTCTGGCACGCGTTCAGGTTCAGCAGAAGAAAGCTGACGAAGCGCTGAAAACGCTCGACACCATTAAAGGTGAAGGTTTTGCCTCTATTGTTGCCGATCTGCGCGGTGAAGCACTGCTGAGCAAAGGCGATAAACAAGGCGCGCGCAGCGCATGGGAAGCGGGCGTAAAAAGCAACGCCTCGCCAGCGCTGAGCGAAATGATGCAGATGAAAATAAATAATTTGTCCGTCTGA
- the ispG gene encoding flavodoxin-dependent (E)-4-hydroxy-3-methylbut-2-enyl-diphosphate synthase codes for MHNQAPIQRRKSKRIYVGNVPIGDGAPIAVQSMTNTRTTDVEATVNQIKALERVGADIVRVSVPTMDAAEAFKLIKQQVSVPLVADIHFDYRIALKVAEYGVDCLRINPGNIGSEERIRTVVDCARDKNIPIRIGVNAGSLEKDLQEKYGEPTPQALLESAMRHVDHLDRLNFDQFKVSVKASDVFLAVESYRLLAKQIDQPLHLGITEAGGLRSGSVKSAIGLGLLLSEGIGDTLRVSLAADPVEEIKVGFDILKSLRIRSRGINFIACPTCSRQEFDVIGTVNALEQRLEDIITPMDVSIIGCVVNGPGEALVSTLGVTGGNKKSGLYEDGVRKDRLDNNDMIDQLEARIRAKATMLDETQRISVQHVEK; via the coding sequence ATGCATAACCAGGCCCCTATTCAGCGTAGAAAGTCCAAACGCATTTACGTTGGGAATGTGCCAATCGGCGATGGGGCACCTATCGCCGTTCAGTCAATGACGAACACACGCACCACGGATGTGGAAGCGACGGTTAATCAGATTAAAGCGTTAGAACGCGTAGGCGCCGATATTGTTCGCGTCTCCGTGCCAACCATGGATGCCGCCGAGGCGTTCAAACTTATCAAACAGCAGGTCAGCGTTCCGCTGGTTGCAGACATCCATTTTGACTACCGTATCGCCCTGAAAGTGGCGGAATACGGCGTGGACTGCCTGCGTATCAACCCGGGTAACATCGGTAGTGAAGAGCGTATTCGCACCGTCGTTGACTGCGCACGCGATAAAAACATTCCTATCCGTATCGGTGTGAACGCCGGTTCGCTGGAAAAAGATCTGCAGGAAAAGTATGGCGAGCCGACGCCGCAGGCTTTGCTCGAATCCGCTATGCGCCATGTGGATCACCTCGATCGTCTGAACTTCGATCAGTTTAAAGTCAGCGTGAAAGCGTCTGACGTCTTCCTTGCCGTAGAGTCCTATCGCCTGCTGGCAAAACAGATCGATCAGCCGCTGCACCTGGGGATCACCGAAGCCGGTGGACTGCGCAGCGGATCGGTGAAATCAGCCATTGGCCTGGGCCTGCTGCTCTCCGAAGGGATCGGCGACACGCTGCGCGTTTCACTGGCGGCGGATCCGGTCGAAGAGATCAAAGTCGGTTTCGATATCCTTAAATCGCTGCGTATCCGCTCGCGTGGGATCAACTTCATCGCCTGCCCAACCTGTTCACGTCAGGAGTTTGACGTTATCGGTACGGTTAATGCCCTGGAGCAGCGTCTGGAAGATATCATCACGCCAATGGATGTCTCTATCATTGGCTGCGTGGTCAATGGCCCGGGCGAAGCGCTGGTCTCTACCCTGGGCGTAACCGGCGGTAACAAGAAAAGCGGTCTCTATGAAGATGGCGTTCGCAAAGATCGTCTGGATAATAACGACATGATTGATCAGCTGGAAGCCCGCATTCGTGCCAAGGCAACCATGCTAGATGAGACGCAACGCATCAGCGTGCAACACGTCGAAAAATAA
- a CDS encoding oxidoreductase, with protein sequence MNVGFIGLGAVVETAYLPALRQTGANCYGFDLRPDRQPEGIIRCPMLSTLLDSPLETLFITTSSLHHLEVLEQALASPIPRIVVEKPIIATLAQATRLNGLLNDPRVARRVLALDHWMARTGALQLALGQPDPRWQPLGEARPMRAISGVADIVKIEGFLLEPSGFNEAGEPVALNFATGEPDPRMLHHPDGVILDIGTHVLAMMRETVCHLGGNNEMALQVISARDRLGRDIERGDLRTAEGEAHLEGHLSGIPVAVWLNKYAGPQGGQKGLRLHLRDGRIISHDRRGQQDVLTLTEGEHLQRWARTGTLYEHCLAEQILGEASLFSRAPDEVRHITRRRLDEVTLLLNLQQRLRGPH encoded by the coding sequence ATGAATGTCGGCTTTATCGGCCTGGGGGCGGTGGTGGAAACGGCTTACCTCCCTGCGCTACGGCAGACGGGGGCAAACTGTTACGGCTTTGACCTTCGCCCAGACCGCCAGCCTGAGGGGATCATTCGCTGTCCCATGCTGTCGACGCTCCTGGACTCCCCGCTGGAAACGCTATTTATTACCACCTCTTCGCTCCATCACCTTGAGGTACTCGAGCAGGCCCTGGCTTCCCCGATCCCCCGTATCGTGGTGGAAAAACCGATTATTGCAACCCTCGCTCAGGCCACCCGGTTAAACGGGCTGTTGAACGATCCCCGGGTCGCCCGCCGGGTGCTGGCCCTCGATCACTGGATGGCGCGAACCGGTGCGCTGCAGCTGGCGCTGGGGCAACCGGATCCCCGCTGGCAGCCGCTGGGTGAAGCACGCCCAATGCGCGCCATTTCCGGCGTTGCAGATATCGTCAAAATCGAGGGCTTTTTGCTGGAACCCAGCGGTTTTAATGAGGCAGGAGAACCTGTCGCTCTTAACTTCGCTACCGGGGAGCCTGATCCACGTATGTTGCACCATCCGGACGGCGTAATTCTGGATATTGGCACCCACGTACTGGCAATGATGCGGGAAACGGTTTGCCATCTCGGGGGAAATAACGAGATGGCGCTGCAGGTGATCTCCGCCAGGGATCGGCTGGGGCGCGATATCGAGAGAGGCGATCTGCGCACGGCAGAAGGTGAAGCGCATTTAGAAGGGCATCTGAGCGGTATTCCGGTGGCTGTCTGGCTTAATAAATATGCCGGGCCTCAGGGCGGACAAAAAGGGCTGCGGCTGCATCTTCGCGATGGCCGCATTATCAGCCACGACAGGCGAGGCCAGCAGGATGTGCTAACGCTCACCGAAGGTGAACATCTCCAGCGCTGGGCGCGTACCGGTACGCTCTATGAACACTGCCTCGCAGAACAGATCCTTGGGGAGGCGAGCCTGTTTTCCCGCGCGCCGGATGAGGTGCGCCACATTACCCGACGGCGACTGGACGAAGTCACACTGCTCCTGAATTTACAGCAGCGGCTGCGTGGCCCCCACTGA
- a CDS encoding peptide MFS transporter gives MQSSVNNKESRTFFGHPYPLGSLFFTEMWERFSFYGIRPLLILFMAATVYDGGMGLARENASAIVGIFAGTMYLAALPGGWLADNWLGQQRAVWYGSILIALGHLSIALSAVMGNNLFFIGLMFIVLGSGLFKTCISVMVGTLYKKGDTRRDGGFSLFYMGINMGSFIAPLISGWLIKSHGWHWGFGIGGIGMLVALVIFRLFAVPSMKRYDREVGLDSTWNSPVAKKNGVGAWLVALAVGVAIVVALIAQGVIVINPVAVASALVYVIAASVALYFIWLFVFAGLNRKERARLLVCFILLISAAFFWSAFEQKPTSFNLFANDYTNRMIGDFEIPAVWFQSINALFIILLAPVFSWAWPKMASMNIRPGSITKFVIGILCAAAGFGLMMLAAQNVLQNGGAGVSPFWLVGSILMLTLGELCLSPIGLATMTLLAPERMRGQMMGLWFCASALGNLAAGLIGGHVKADQLDMLPDLFARCSIALLICAAVLIVLIVPVRRMLENAQTKGEEKPVTTA, from the coding sequence ATGCAATCCTCAGTTAATAATAAAGAAAGCCGGACCTTCTTCGGCCACCCGTATCCGCTTGGCTCGCTCTTTTTCACAGAGATGTGGGAACGTTTCTCGTTCTATGGCATTCGCCCGTTACTGATTCTGTTCATGGCGGCCACCGTTTATGACGGCGGCATGGGGCTGGCACGTGAAAATGCCTCGGCTATCGTCGGGATCTTCGCCGGTACCATGTATCTGGCGGCCCTGCCGGGTGGGTGGCTGGCCGACAACTGGCTCGGCCAGCAGAGAGCGGTCTGGTACGGCTCCATTCTGATTGCGCTCGGCCACCTGTCGATTGCGCTGTCGGCGGTGATGGGGAACAATTTGTTCTTTATCGGCCTGATGTTCATTGTGCTGGGATCGGGTCTGTTCAAAACCTGTATCTCGGTGATGGTAGGGACCCTGTATAAAAAAGGCGATACGCGTCGTGATGGCGGCTTCTCGCTCTTTTATATGGGCATCAACATGGGGTCATTTATCGCGCCACTGATTTCCGGCTGGCTGATTAAATCTCATGGCTGGCACTGGGGCTTCGGCATCGGTGGGATCGGGATGCTGGTTGCCCTGGTGATCTTCCGTCTCTTCGCCGTGCCATCAATGAAACGCTATGACCGCGAAGTGGGGCTCGACTCCACCTGGAACAGCCCGGTGGCGAAGAAAAATGGCGTAGGGGCCTGGCTGGTGGCGCTGGCGGTGGGTGTGGCGATTGTCGTTGCGCTGATAGCTCAGGGCGTGATTGTGATTAATCCGGTCGCGGTCGCCAGCGCGCTGGTCTACGTGATTGCCGCCTCGGTAGCGCTGTACTTCATCTGGCTGTTCGTTTTTGCCGGTCTCAATCGCAAAGAGCGTGCCCGCCTGCTGGTCTGCTTCATTCTGCTGATTTCGGCGGCCTTCTTCTGGTCTGCGTTTGAACAGAAACCTACCTCGTTCAACCTGTTCGCCAATGACTATACGAATCGTATGATCGGCGACTTTGAAATTCCGGCGGTATGGTTCCAGTCTATTAATGCTCTGTTCATTATTTTGCTGGCACCGGTCTTTAGCTGGGCGTGGCCGAAGATGGCGAGCATGAACATTCGTCCGGGCAGCATCACCAAATTTGTCATCGGTATTCTCTGCGCAGCGGCAGGTTTTGGCCTGATGATGCTGGCGGCACAGAACGTGCTGCAAAATGGCGGGGCAGGCGTATCGCCGTTCTGGCTGGTGGGCAGTATCCTGATGCTGACCCTGGGTGAGCTGTGTCTGAGTCCGATTGGCCTGGCAACCATGACGTTGCTGGCCCCAGAAAGAATGCGTGGCCAGATGATGGGCCTGTGGTTCTGTGCCAGTGCGCTGGGCAACCTGGCAGCGGGCCTGATTGGTGGCCACGTTAAGGCCGACCAGCTGGATATGCTGCCGGATCTCTTTGCACGCTGCTCCATTGCCCTGCTGATCTGTGCTGCCGTACTGATCGTCCTCATTGTTCCGGTCCGCCGCATGCTGGAAAATGCGCAGACGAAAGGTGAGGAAAAACCGGTAACTACCGCCTGA
- the bamB gene encoding outer membrane protein assembly factor BamB produces the protein MQLRKLLLPGLLSVTLLSGCSLFSGEEDVVTMSPLPTVENQFTPSTAWSTSVGDGIGDFYSNLHPAYADSVVYAADRKGTVKAVNADDGKEIWSINLAEKSGWFSRNPALLSGGLTVSGGRVYVASEKAQVYALDSGDGSIVWQSRVAGEALSRPVVSDGMVLVHTANGQLQALNEADGAVKWTVNLDMPALSLRGESAPATAFGAAIVGGDNGRVNAVLMQQGQLIWQQRISQATGPTEIDRLSDVDTTPVIVNGVVYALAYNGNLTALDLRSGQIMWKRELGSVNDFIVDGDRIYLVDQNDRLLALSTEGGVTLWTQSDLLHRLLTAPALYNGSLVVGDSEGYMHWIDPSNGRFVAQDKVDSSGFLTEPVVADGKLLIQAKDGTLYAITR, from the coding sequence ATGCAATTGCGTAAATTACTTCTGCCAGGACTGCTTTCCGTTACGTTATTGAGTGGCTGTTCACTGTTCAGTGGCGAAGAAGATGTTGTCACCATGTCTCCGCTGCCGACGGTGGAAAATCAATTCACCCCGTCTACTGCGTGGAGTACCTCCGTCGGTGACGGTATCGGTGATTTCTACTCCAACCTGCACCCGGCCTATGCGGACAGCGTCGTCTATGCGGCCGATCGTAAAGGCACCGTGAAAGCGGTCAACGCCGACGACGGAAAAGAGATTTGGTCGATCAATCTGGCAGAAAAAAGCGGCTGGTTCTCCCGTAACCCAGCGCTGCTCTCTGGCGGTTTAACCGTGTCCGGTGGACGCGTGTATGTGGCCAGTGAAAAAGCACAGGTCTACGCCCTGGACAGCGGCGATGGCTCAATCGTCTGGCAGAGTCGTGTTGCAGGCGAAGCGCTTTCTCGTCCGGTGGTGAGCGATGGTATGGTGCTGGTTCACACGGCGAATGGTCAGCTTCAGGCGCTTAACGAAGCTGATGGCGCGGTAAAATGGACCGTTAACCTGGATATGCCTGCGCTCTCTCTGCGCGGTGAATCCGCCCCTGCAACCGCCTTTGGCGCAGCTATCGTGGGCGGTGATAACGGTCGTGTGAACGCCGTGCTGATGCAGCAGGGCCAGTTGATTTGGCAACAGCGTATTTCACAGGCGACCGGTCCGACTGAGATCGACCGTCTGAGCGACGTGGATACCACGCCGGTTATCGTCAACGGCGTCGTCTACGCGCTGGCGTACAACGGCAACCTGACCGCGCTGGATCTGCGTAGTGGCCAGATCATGTGGAAACGTGAGCTGGGTTCAGTGAATGATTTCATCGTTGATGGCGACCGTATCTACCTGGTTGACCAGAACGATCGTCTGCTGGCGCTGAGCACCGAAGGGGGCGTGACCCTGTGGACGCAAAGCGATCTGCTGCACCGTCTGCTGACCGCACCGGCGCTCTATAACGGCAGCCTGGTGGTGGGCGATAGTGAAGGCTATATGCACTGGATCGACCCGTCAAACGGCCGCTTTGTTGCTCAGGATAAAGTCGACAGCTCCGGTTTCCTGACGGAACCTGTCGTCGCTGACGGCAAACTGCTGATTCAGGCAAAAGACGGCACGCTGTACGCGATCACGCGTTAA
- the der gene encoding ribosome biogenesis GTPase Der, whose translation MVPVVALVGRPNVGKSTLFNRLTRTRDALVADFPGLTRDRKYGRAEVEGREFICIDTGGIDGTEDGVETRMAEQSLLAIEEADVVLFLVDARAGLMPADSAIAKHLRSRQKPTFLVANKTDGIDVDQAMADFWSLGLGDIYPIAASHGRGVTSLLETALLPFVDEISPPEEVDEDAEYWAQFEEREEGEEEPEDDFNPQDLPIKLAIVGRPNVGKSTLTNRILGEDRVVVYDMPGTTRDSIYIPMQRDEREYVLIDTAGVRKRGKITDVVEKFSVIKTLQAIEDANVVMLVIDAREGISDQDLSLLGFILNSGRSLVIVVNKWDGLSNEVREQVKETLDYRLGFIDFARVHFISALHGSGVGNLFESVREAYDSSTRRVGTAMLTRIMTMAAEDHQPPLVRGRRVKLKYAHAGGYNPPIVVIHGNQVKDLPDSYKRYLMNYFRKSLDVMGTPIRIQFKEGDNPFANKRNTLTPNQMRKRKRLIKHIKKGK comes from the coding sequence ATGGTACCTGTGGTCGCGCTTGTCGGGCGCCCGAACGTTGGAAAATCCACTCTTTTTAACCGTTTAACACGCACCCGTGATGCGCTGGTTGCGGATTTCCCGGGGCTCACGCGTGACCGTAAGTACGGTCGTGCAGAAGTGGAAGGTCGTGAATTCATCTGTATTGATACCGGCGGTATCGACGGAACCGAAGACGGCGTTGAAACGCGTATGGCTGAGCAGTCTCTGCTGGCTATCGAAGAAGCCGATGTCGTCCTTTTCCTGGTGGATGCCCGCGCGGGTCTGATGCCTGCGGATTCCGCTATTGCCAAGCACCTGCGTTCGCGTCAAAAGCCGACCTTCCTGGTGGCGAACAAGACAGACGGTATTGATGTCGACCAGGCGATGGCCGATTTCTGGTCTCTGGGGCTGGGCGATATTTATCCTATCGCGGCCTCCCATGGCCGTGGCGTAACCAGCCTGCTCGAAACTGCACTGCTGCCATTCGTTGATGAAATCAGCCCGCCGGAAGAGGTTGATGAAGACGCCGAATACTGGGCGCAGTTTGAAGAGCGTGAAGAGGGCGAAGAAGAGCCGGAAGACGACTTCAACCCGCAGGATCTGCCGATTAAACTGGCTATCGTGGGGCGTCCGAACGTAGGTAAGTCTACGCTTACCAACCGTATCCTCGGCGAAGACCGCGTGGTGGTTTACGATATGCCGGGCACCACCCGTGACAGTATCTATATTCCGATGCAGCGTGACGAGCGTGAATACGTTCTGATTGACACCGCAGGTGTGCGTAAGCGCGGCAAGATTACCGATGTGGTGGAAAAATTCTCGGTTATTAAGACCCTGCAAGCGATCGAAGATGCCAACGTAGTTATGCTGGTTATTGATGCCCGTGAAGGTATTTCCGATCAGGATCTCTCTCTGCTCGGCTTCATCCTGAATAGTGGGCGCTCACTGGTGATTGTGGTTAACAAGTGGGATGGCCTGAGCAATGAAGTGAGAGAGCAGGTGAAAGAGACCCTGGACTACCGTCTGGGCTTTATCGACTTTGCGCGCGTGCACTTCATCTCTGCTCTGCATGGCAGTGGGGTGGGTAATCTATTTGAATCCGTACGTGAAGCCTATGACAGCTCCACCCGCCGCGTAGGCACGGCGATGCTGACCCGCATCATGACCATGGCCGCTGAAGACCATCAGCCGCCGCTGGTGCGTGGCCGTCGCGTGAAGCTGAAATATGCGCACGCCGGTGGTTATAACCCGCCGATTGTGGTGATTCACGGTAACCAGGTAAAAGACCTGCCGGATTCCTACAAACGTTATCTGATGAACTACTTCCGTAAGTCTCTGGACGTAATGGGCACGCCGATTCGTATCCAGTTCAAGGAAGGGGATAACCCGTTCGCCAATAAGCGCAACACCCTGACGCCAAACCAGATGCGTAAACGTAAGCGTTTAATCAAACACATCAAAAAGGGCAAATAA